A genomic stretch from Oleomonas cavernae includes:
- a CDS encoding crotonase/enoyl-CoA hydratase family protein — MAYEAFELTVKDHVAHLALNRPGKLNTMIPAFWTEIVEIFKTLEQDPTVRAAVISSTGRHFTAGMDLSVFTSLVPATGDQGRLREQLRRIVLTIQECFNVIEKARFPVLAAIQGGCIGGGVDMVTACDMRYCSADAFFQVAEINIGMTADVGTLQRLPHVLPSGMVRELAYTGRRLSARQALAFGLVNEVFETHDALVDGVLAIAAEIAGHSPLAVAGTKEMLNYARDHSVSDSLNYIATWNAAMFIGNDMAEAFAAKAAKRPPVYEDLQPVTGRLFG, encoded by the coding sequence ATGGCCTATGAGGCGTTCGAACTGACGGTCAAGGATCATGTCGCGCATCTGGCGCTGAACCGGCCGGGCAAGCTCAACACCATGATCCCGGCCTTCTGGACCGAGATCGTCGAGATCTTCAAGACGCTGGAGCAGGATCCTACGGTCCGGGCCGCGGTCATCTCGTCGACCGGCCGCCACTTCACCGCCGGCATGGACCTGTCGGTATTCACCAGCCTGGTGCCGGCCACGGGCGACCAGGGCCGCCTGCGCGAGCAACTCCGCCGTATCGTGCTGACCATCCAGGAATGTTTCAACGTCATCGAGAAGGCGCGCTTTCCGGTGCTGGCGGCGATCCAGGGCGGCTGCATCGGCGGTGGGGTCGACATGGTGACGGCCTGCGACATGCGCTATTGCAGCGCCGACGCCTTCTTCCAGGTGGCCGAGATCAATATCGGCATGACCGCCGATGTCGGCACGCTGCAACGCCTGCCGCATGTGCTGCCGTCGGGCATGGTGCGGGAATTGGCCTATACCGGCCGGCGCCTGTCGGCCCGGCAGGCCCTGGCCTTCGGCCTCGTCAACGAGGTGTTCGAGACGCATGATGCGCTGGTCGACGGCGTGTTGGCGATCGCGGCGGAAATCGCGGGGCACAGCCCGCTGGCCGTGGCCGGCACCAAGGAGATGCTGAACTACGCCCGCGACCATTCGGTGAGCGACAGCCTGAACTATATCGCGACCTGGAATGCGGCGATGTTCATCGGCAACGACATGGCGGAGGCTTTCGCGGCCAAGGCGGCGAAACGGCCCCCGGTCTACGAGGACCTGCAGCCGGTGACCGGGCGCCTGTTCGGCTAG
- the rnhA gene encoding ribonuclease HI yields the protein MASPAPDTAELIEIHTDGACSGNPGPGGWGAIMRWRGTEKELSGGEAATTNNRMELMGAIAALEALKKPSSVRLFTDSRYVMDGITKWILGWKRNGWKTADKKPVKNEDLWRRLDAATAGHKIDWRWVKGHNGDPLNERVDEIARAATPRR from the coding sequence ATGGCATCACCAGCGCCTGACACCGCCGAGCTGATCGAGATCCACACCGACGGCGCCTGTTCCGGCAACCCCGGCCCCGGCGGCTGGGGCGCCATCATGCGCTGGCGCGGCACCGAGAAGGAACTTTCGGGCGGCGAGGCGGCGACCACCAACAACCGCATGGAACTGATGGGCGCGATCGCGGCGCTGGAGGCCTTGAAGAAGCCATCGAGCGTGCGCCTGTTCACCGACAGCCGCTATGTGATGGACGGCATCACCAAGTGGATCCTGGGGTGGAAGCGCAACGGCTGGAAGACCGCCGACAAGAAGCCGGTGAAGAACGAGGACCTGTGGCGCCGCCTGGACGCCGCCACCGCCGGCCACAAGATCGACTGGCGCTGGGTCAAGGGCCACAATGGCGATCCCCTGAACGAACGCGTCGACGAAATCGCCCGCGCCGCCACGCCGCGGCGGTAG
- the ispH gene encoding 4-hydroxy-3-methylbut-2-enyl diphosphate reductase, which translates to MAIPETLMDGSSKPPLTILLAAPRGFCAGVDRAIQIVELALERFGPPIYVRHEIVHNRTVVESLEAKGAVFVEELDEVPADARVVFSAHGVPKVVPAEAARRGLFYLDATCPLVSKVHVEAERLHEQGMHLLMIGHAGHPEVVGTMGQLPEGAITLVETVDDVARLTPADPGRLAFITQTTLSVDDTASIVTALQQRFPEVRAPHKEDICYATTNRQQAVKAIAPRCDALIVIGAPNSSNSVRLVEVGARAGAQKALRIQHVGELDWNQVAGAKVVGITAGASAPESLVEALIDGFRARFAVTVELVTVTEEHIQFKLPRALSA; encoded by the coding sequence ATGGCGATCCCGGAAACCCTGATGGACGGCAGCAGCAAGCCCCCCTTGACCATCCTTTTGGCGGCGCCGCGCGGCTTTTGCGCCGGGGTGGACCGGGCGATTCAGATCGTCGAACTGGCATTGGAGCGGTTCGGCCCGCCGATCTATGTGCGCCACGAGATCGTCCACAACCGCACCGTCGTCGAATCACTGGAAGCCAAGGGCGCCGTCTTCGTCGAGGAATTGGACGAGGTGCCGGCCGACGCCCGGGTGGTATTCTCGGCCCATGGGGTGCCCAAGGTGGTGCCGGCGGAAGCCGCGCGGCGCGGCCTGTTCTATCTCGATGCCACCTGCCCGCTGGTCTCCAAGGTTCATGTCGAGGCCGAGCGGCTGCACGAGCAGGGCATGCACCTGCTGATGATCGGCCACGCCGGCCACCCGGAAGTGGTCGGCACCATGGGGCAACTGCCCGAAGGGGCGATCACCCTGGTCGAAACCGTCGACGATGTGGCGCGGCTCACCCCGGCCGACCCCGGCCGCCTGGCCTTCATCACCCAGACCACCCTGTCGGTCGACGATACCGCCAGCATCGTCACCGCCTTGCAGCAGCGCTTCCCCGAAGTCCGGGCGCCGCACAAGGAAGACATCTGCTATGCCACCACCAACCGCCAGCAGGCGGTGAAGGCGATCGCGCCGCGCTGCGACGCGCTGATCGTGATCGGCGCACCCAATTCGTCCAATTCCGTCCGTCTGGTCGAGGTCGGCGCCCGTGCCGGCGCCCAGAAAGCCCTGCGCATCCAGCATGTCGGCGAACTCGACTGGAACCAGGTGGCAGGGGCCAAGGTGGTGGGCATCACCGCCGGCGCCTCCGCCCCCGAAAGCCTGGTCGAGGCGCTGATCGACGGTTTCCGCGCGCGTTTCGCCGTCACGGTCGAATTGGTGACGGTGACCGAGGAGCACATCCAGTTCAAACTGCCGCGCGCGTTGTCCGCCTGA
- a CDS encoding homoserine kinase yields MAVYTDVDDDALAQFLTEYNLGEVLSMKGIAEGVENSNFLLETTRGRFILTLFEKRVAEADLPFFIGLMDHLALAGLSCPTPIHGIDGRALRRLAGRPAVIVSFLTGMSPRRPTVKQCASVGTALAGLHEAGRGFALTRENALSLAGWRRLVADCVTRADSVRDGLGRTIADELAFLESHWPADLPRGVIHADLFTDNVFCIGDDVSGIIDFYFACNDFYAYDLAICLNAWCFEPDGAFNATKAMALSRGYTAARPLSVAEAAAVPVLARGAALRFLLTRLYDWLNQVPGALVRPKDPIEYLNKLRFHAQASGPETYGITSA; encoded by the coding sequence ATGGCCGTCTATACCGATGTCGACGACGACGCGCTCGCCCAGTTCCTGACCGAATATAACCTGGGCGAAGTGCTCTCCATGAAGGGCATTGCCGAAGGCGTGGAGAATTCCAACTTCCTGCTGGAGACGACGCGCGGCCGCTTCATCCTGACCTTGTTCGAGAAGCGCGTGGCCGAGGCCGACCTGCCCTTCTTCATCGGCCTGATGGATCACCTGGCCCTGGCCGGCCTGTCCTGCCCCACGCCGATCCATGGCATCGACGGCCGCGCCCTGCGCCGCCTGGCCGGACGGCCGGCGGTGATCGTCTCGTTCCTGACCGGCATGTCGCCACGCCGGCCGACGGTGAAACAATGCGCCAGCGTGGGCACCGCCCTGGCCGGCCTGCACGAGGCCGGGCGCGGCTTTGCCCTGACGCGCGAGAATGCCCTGTCCCTGGCCGGCTGGCGTCGCCTGGTGGCCGATTGCGTCACCCGGGCCGACTCGGTGCGCGACGGCTTGGGCCGGACCATCGCCGACGAACTGGCCTTCCTCGAATCCCATTGGCCGGCCGATCTGCCGCGCGGCGTGATCCATGCCGACCTGTTCACCGACAATGTCTTCTGCATCGGCGACGACGTCTCCGGCATCATCGACTTCTATTTCGCCTGCAATGATTTCTATGCCTACGACCTGGCGATCTGCCTGAATGCCTGGTGTTTCGAGCCGGACGGCGCCTTCAACGCGACCAAGGCGATGGCCCTGTCGCGCGGCTATACGGCGGCGCGGCCGCTGTCGGTGGCGGAGGCCGCGGCGGTGCCGGTGCTGGCCCGCGGCGCGGCGCTGCGTTTCCTGCTGACCCGCCTCTACGACTGGCTGAACCAGGTGCCCGGCGCCCTGGTGCGGCCCAAGGACCCGATCGAGTATCTCAACAAGCTGCGTTTTCACGCCCAGGCGTCAGGACCCGAGACCTATGGCATCACCAGCGCCTGA